In Falsibacillus albus, a single window of DNA contains:
- a CDS encoding helix-turn-helix domain-containing protein, with amino-acid sequence MKDNDFTHKPLLTKREKEVFELLVQDKTTKEIAGELFISEKTVRNHISNAMQKLGVKGRSQAVVELLRMGELKL; translated from the coding sequence TTGAAGGACAATGATTTCACTCACAAACCGTTGCTCACAAAGAGAGAAAAAGAAGTATTCGAACTGTTAGTACAGGATAAAACAACCAAGGAGATCGCAGGCGAATTGTTTATTAGCGAAAAGACAGTTCGAAACCACATTTCCAACGCCATGCAAAAGCTTGGAGTTAAGGGGCGTTCTCAAGCTGTAGTTGAACTTCTTCGAATGGGAGAGTTAAAGCTATAA
- a CDS encoding MarR family winged helix-turn-helix transcriptional regulator produces the protein MINKSVDKEKLDVVADIEKDLRYISAIIKQKGREILSNYTITPPQFVALQWLFEDGDMTIGDLSNKMFLACSTTTDLVDRMEKNDLVMRVKDPNDRRVVRIHLLKEGERIIDEVIQKRQIYLQELLQNFSADEVFNLKDNLMKLHQEMKEK, from the coding sequence ATGATAAACAAAAGCGTCGATAAGGAAAAACTTGACGTCGTTGCCGATATAGAAAAAGATTTAAGATACATATCCGCAATCATAAAACAAAAAGGACGGGAAATCCTCAGCAATTATACGATCACACCCCCTCAGTTCGTTGCGCTGCAATGGCTTTTTGAGGATGGAGATATGACAATTGGCGATCTATCAAACAAAATGTTCTTAGCATGCAGCACTACAACCGATTTGGTTGACCGTATGGAGAAAAATGATCTTGTGATGAGAGTGAAGGACCCTAATGACCGCCGGGTGGTAAGGATCCATCTGCTAAAAGAAGGGGAACGGATCATTGATGAGGTAATCCAAAAGCGTCAGATTTATTTACAGGAATTGCTCCAAAACTTTTCAGCTGATGAAGTATTCAACCTGAAAGACAATTTGATGAAATT
- a CDS encoding acyl-CoA thioesterase, with amino-acid sequence MLNRVNYIDEPESWKEAFSFSHSIKVRFSETDMFGHLNNTVPFTYFEEARIEFFKFLGFMQDWVHPDSGEIPVVADLQCDFIQQVFFGQTIQVHVKPESIGNSSMDLHYMGTNEDGCICFVGRGTIVQMSKKTGKGAPWTEDMKERMANAGKRSNCYSF; translated from the coding sequence GTGTTAAACCGTGTAAATTATATAGATGAACCGGAGTCGTGGAAAGAGGCGTTTTCATTTTCGCATTCCATTAAGGTCAGATTTTCTGAGACCGATATGTTCGGCCATTTAAACAATACTGTACCATTCACTTATTTTGAAGAAGCAAGAATCGAGTTTTTTAAATTTCTTGGATTCATGCAGGATTGGGTTCATCCTGATAGTGGCGAGATCCCTGTTGTCGCTGATCTGCAATGCGATTTTATCCAGCAGGTATTCTTCGGTCAAACGATCCAAGTTCATGTGAAGCCAGAATCGATCGGAAATTCTTCCATGGATCTTCATTATATGGGGACAAACGAGGATGGCTGCATTTGCTTTGTTGGGAGAGGAACCATCGTGCAAATGTCAAAGAAGACTGGAAAAGGCGCCCCATGGACGGAGGACATGAAAGAAAGGATGGCCAATGCAGGAAAACGGAGCAATTGCTATTCTTTTTAA